In the Fibrella aestuarina BUZ 2 genome, one interval contains:
- a CDS encoding catalase → MENPRLTTASGRPIAENENTQSVGPRGPLLLQDYILHEKMAHFNRERIPERVVHAKGSGAFGTFTVTNDITQYTKAKLFGEVGKQTHIFARFSTVGGEKGSADTERDPRGFSIKFYTEDGNWDMVGNNTPVFFVKDPKKFGDFIHTQKRDPHSNMKSQTMMWDYWSLNPESLHQVMILMSDRGTPYGFRHMNGYGSHTFSLVNADGERYWVKFHFKTQQGIKNFTGDEADAMKSKDLDFAQRDLMEHIDIGEFPRWTLQIQVMPEADAKTYRWNPFDLSKVWPHADYPLIDVGVMELNRNPKNYFQDVEQAAFSPAHVVDGIGYSPDKMLQGRLLSYPDAHRYRLGVNYEQIPVNRCPYAVYNYERDGKMRMDGNHGSMPNYFPNSFDEVVVDTRYKEPAWDLEASVADWYDRNAPGDDDHYTQPGNLYRLMTPEAKRATVNNIVTHMGKMEGDPAKISEIRNRQLCHFFRADIGLGMALANGLGLDAEQLMPRQHAVA, encoded by the coding sequence ATGGAAAACCCTCGTTTGACGACCGCTTCTGGTCGTCCCATTGCCGAAAACGAAAACACGCAGAGCGTGGGGCCGCGTGGCCCGCTGCTGCTTCAGGATTACATCCTGCACGAAAAAATGGCCCACTTCAACCGGGAGCGTATCCCGGAGCGCGTCGTACACGCCAAAGGGTCGGGGGCGTTTGGTACGTTCACCGTCACCAACGACATCACCCAATACACAAAAGCGAAGCTGTTTGGCGAGGTGGGGAAACAAACGCACATTTTCGCCCGGTTCTCGACCGTTGGGGGCGAAAAAGGCTCCGCCGATACCGAGCGGGACCCGCGTGGTTTCTCGATAAAGTTTTACACGGAAGACGGCAACTGGGACATGGTGGGCAACAACACGCCGGTGTTCTTCGTGAAAGACCCCAAAAAGTTTGGCGATTTCATTCATACCCAGAAACGCGACCCCCACTCAAATATGAAATCGCAGACGATGATGTGGGATTACTGGTCGCTAAACCCTGAATCGTTGCATCAGGTGATGATTCTGATGAGCGACAGGGGTACGCCTTACGGCTTCCGGCACATGAACGGCTACGGTTCGCATACCTTCTCGCTGGTCAACGCTGACGGTGAACGTTACTGGGTAAAGTTCCACTTCAAAACCCAACAGGGGATCAAAAACTTTACGGGCGACGAAGCCGATGCCATGAAGTCGAAAGACCTCGATTTCGCGCAGCGTGACCTGATGGAACACATCGACATCGGCGAGTTTCCGCGCTGGACGTTGCAGATTCAGGTGATGCCCGAAGCTGACGCGAAAACCTACCGCTGGAACCCCTTTGACCTCTCGAAAGTGTGGCCGCACGCCGACTATCCGTTGATCGACGTGGGAGTGATGGAGTTGAACCGCAATCCGAAAAATTACTTTCAGGATGTGGAGCAGGCCGCTTTTTCGCCCGCACACGTCGTGGACGGTATCGGCTACTCGCCTGACAAGATGTTACAGGGGCGGCTGCTAAGCTACCCCGACGCGCACCGCTACCGGCTGGGTGTCAACTACGAGCAAATCCCGGTGAACCGCTGCCCCTACGCCGTCTATAACTACGAGCGTGATGGTAAGATGCGGATGGATGGCAATCATGGCAGTATGCCTAACTATTTCCCCAATTCATTCGATGAGGTTGTGGTCGATACACGCTACAAAGAACCCGCCTGGGATCTGGAAGCGTCGGTAGCCGACTGGTATGACCGCAACGCACCGGGCGACGATGACCACTACACGCAGCCGGGCAACCTCTATCGGCTGATGACCCCAGAGGCAAAAAGGGCAACGGTCAACAACATCGTCACGCACATGGGCAAGATGGAAGGCGACCCGGCCAAAATCAGCGAAATCCGCAACCGGCAGCTCTGCCATTTCTTCCGGGCCGACATTGGCCTGGGTATGGCCCTGGCGAACGGCCTTGGCCTTGATGCCGAGCAGCTTATGCCCAGGCAGCACGCCGTTGCGTAA
- a CDS encoding Dps family protein: protein MENNQTALAQQAPAQLGNYRNEQADQWVPFEADKAEKKGMVTGLLQATVAELLELYHSTKQSHWNLRGPLYFPLHENLDEYATIQLNFTDRVAERALHIGSPIDGRTGVVAKTANLGDFPAGYLADRQVLALMTERIYAVATRIRQRIDQLSQVDETTSNLLQELSYALDKQVWQLRVHMQ from the coding sequence ATGGAAAATAATCAAACCGCGCTGGCGCAGCAGGCCCCGGCACAACTTGGCAATTACCGTAACGAGCAGGCGGATCAATGGGTACCCTTCGAGGCTGACAAGGCCGAAAAGAAAGGCATGGTGACAGGGCTGTTGCAGGCCACTGTCGCGGAATTGCTCGAACTGTATCACAGCACCAAGCAAAGCCACTGGAACCTGCGCGGGCCGCTCTACTTCCCCCTGCACGAAAACCTCGACGAGTACGCTACGATTCAGCTCAATTTCACTGACCGCGTTGCTGAACGCGCCCTGCACATCGGTTCACCCATCGACGGACGGACTGGTGTGGTGGCGAAGACGGCTAACCTCGGCGATTTCCCGGCGGGGTATCTGGCCGACCGGCAGGTGCTCGCCCTGATGACCGAACGTATCTACGCAGTGGCAACCCGTATTCGGCAACGTATCGACCAACTAAGCCAAGTGGACGAAACGACATCCAATCTGCTTCAGGAACTCAGCTACGCCTTAGACAAGCAGGTGTGGCAACTGCGCGTCCATATGCAGTAA
- a CDS encoding Dps family protein: MITQRKTLNRLIAGGLFALALVSQPTLAQNRRVGNTQTPAPANAAPNQAAPSGSELGNYRNERADAWIPLEAEKRQAINADLQATVVELLELFHDAKQSHWNLRGPLYFPLHENLQEYADTYRKYADLLAERQLQIGIPTDGRTETIVQSANLPKFPGGFLSDRQVLDIMTERIFTIAKRVRSRVESTAKNGDEVTSNKFQDLSYELDKQVWQFRVHMQ, encoded by the coding sequence ATGATTACTCAGCGTAAAACACTGAATAGGCTGATCGCCGGTGGTCTGTTTGCCCTGGCTCTTGTTTCACAACCCACGCTGGCGCAGAACCGCCGGGTGGGCAACACCCAAACACCGGCTCCGGCCAACGCAGCCCCCAATCAGGCGGCTCCGTCCGGCTCCGAGTTGGGCAATTACCGCAACGAACGGGCCGATGCCTGGATACCGCTCGAAGCCGAAAAGCGGCAGGCCATCAACGCCGACTTACAGGCAACGGTGGTCGAACTGCTCGAACTCTTCCATGATGCCAAGCAGAGTCACTGGAACCTGCGCGGGCCGCTCTACTTCCCCCTGCACGAAAACTTGCAGGAGTACGCTGATACGTACCGCAAGTACGCCGACCTGCTGGCCGAACGGCAATTGCAGATCGGCATCCCGACCGATGGACGTACCGAGACGATTGTACAGTCGGCCAACCTGCCCAAGTTTCCGGGTGGTTTTCTGTCGGATCGGCAGGTACTCGACATCATGACTGAGCGCATTTTCACAATCGCCAAGCGGGTACGGTCGCGGGTGGAAAGCACCGCTAAAAACGGCGATGAGGTAACGTCCAACAAGTTTCAGGACCTGAGCTACGAGCTGGACAAGCAAGTGTGGCAGTTCCGGGTACATATGCAATAA
- a CDS encoding IS3 family transposase, producing MIRQLTDSYPVERLCECLNVSKSAFYAYRAKHTYQPSAQQLKLVQATKECFYEHQRRYGSRRLVLDLQEQGYEVGRHQLRKIMKANQLQAIQPRSFVPRTTHSNHAGPYSPNLLLDRPAPTRPGQVLVGDITYLALQGGEWAYMAGWLDLFSRKVSGWSVDEHMEEELVHNALQKAIAHNQLAKGSIVHSDRGGQYVGKAFRTTLRLHQFEQSMARADEVYDNAFIESYWSRLKAELVYQRVFRSVADAREQLFEYIELYYNRRRRHSSLGYVSPLQFEEAYYRNNLKTVS from the coding sequence TTGATTCGACAATTGACTGATTCATACCCAGTTGAGCGACTTTGTGAGTGCCTAAATGTTAGTAAGAGTGCATTTTATGCCTATCGGGCCAAACACACCTACCAGCCATCGGCGCAACAACTCAAGCTGGTTCAGGCAACCAAAGAATGCTTCTACGAGCATCAACGACGCTATGGGAGCCGCCGACTGGTGCTGGATTTACAGGAGCAGGGCTATGAAGTAGGTCGCCATCAACTGCGCAAGATCATGAAAGCCAATCAGTTACAGGCCATTCAGCCACGTAGTTTTGTGCCTCGTACCACCCACAGCAACCACGCTGGCCCCTACAGTCCCAACTTGTTGTTGGATCGGCCAGCCCCCACTCGCCCCGGCCAGGTGCTGGTGGGCGACATCACATACCTGGCTCTGCAAGGCGGTGAATGGGCTTATATGGCGGGCTGGTTAGACCTGTTTAGTCGAAAAGTAAGCGGCTGGTCTGTGGATGAACACATGGAAGAAGAGTTGGTACACAACGCGTTACAGAAAGCCATCGCTCATAATCAATTGGCAAAAGGTAGCATTGTTCATTCCGACCGAGGGGGGCAGTACGTGGGCAAAGCCTTCCGAACGACGCTTCGCCTACACCAGTTTGAGCAAAGCATGGCCCGCGCCGATGAGGTCTATGACAATGCGTTTATTGAGTCGTATTGGTCACGGCTGAAAGCCGAATTAGTCTATCAACGAGTGTTTCGCTCGGTGGCGGACGCACGCGAGCAGTTGTTCGAGTACATCGAGCTATATTACAACCGCCGACGGCGACACTCGTCGCTGGGCTATGTTAGCCCCCTGCAATTTGAGGAAGCTTACTATCGGAATAATCTCAAAACTGTCTCTTAG